In a genomic window of Azospirillum brasilense:
- a CDS encoding class I SAM-dependent methyltransferase has product MYYPKKRWKAGRDILGIAGTTFQLHNGAQVVPTSGFEDVGFPLRVETPPQIWAYALEIPLTLTDPTDAPVTGPLLFEIDITVEQGSVGLAAATPGLGAFASAETFVTADAGPTKALVFAKEAQSCAALILRKVDNGKMPSVATLWGIRCAKAKDAWAEPALGPSAADPGATDVPLSELAAILGLGDTEQTEPAEAGAMIWRAFDASDRLPIIEADRLGAHLGFAEPFALAERLLEHPLTQWRMERDDALILSYLYAQHAPRRHLEFGTWEGFGAVLCAQSCGAEIWTINLPDGESTADGSAVYAQPVAAGTELPPSTPTFANSSGALYVQTDRGERIGWRYRAAGLENRVHQLLCDSTEWDTSGYPPEFFDSVLIDGGHQVNVVVNDTDKSLPLLRPGGLCIWHDFCPNPEALESSPAGLGVAEAIIKNWARWRPEFSDIFWIRPSWILLGVKRR; this is encoded by the coding sequence GTGTACTACCCCAAGAAGCGCTGGAAAGCCGGTCGGGACATTCTCGGCATCGCTGGAACCACATTCCAACTCCATAATGGAGCCCAGGTTGTGCCGACCAGCGGCTTCGAGGATGTCGGGTTTCCCCTTCGCGTCGAGACGCCGCCTCAAATTTGGGCTTACGCCCTGGAAATTCCCCTTACTCTGACCGATCCGACGGACGCGCCGGTCACAGGCCCGCTGCTCTTCGAGATCGACATCACGGTCGAACAGGGCAGCGTTGGGCTGGCCGCCGCCACCCCTGGACTTGGTGCCTTTGCCTCGGCGGAAACGTTCGTGACTGCAGACGCCGGCCCTACCAAGGCTCTGGTGTTCGCCAAGGAGGCCCAGTCCTGCGCGGCGCTGATCCTGCGTAAAGTCGACAACGGGAAGATGCCGAGCGTCGCAACACTGTGGGGCATTCGTTGCGCCAAGGCCAAGGATGCATGGGCTGAGCCAGCCTTGGGGCCGTCAGCCGCCGACCCCGGCGCAACGGACGTGCCGCTAAGCGAACTTGCGGCCATCCTTGGGCTGGGAGACACCGAGCAAACCGAGCCGGCCGAAGCGGGAGCCATGATCTGGCGAGCGTTCGATGCATCCGACCGCCTGCCGATTATCGAAGCGGACAGACTCGGTGCCCACCTGGGATTCGCGGAGCCGTTCGCCTTGGCGGAACGCCTCCTGGAACATCCCCTGACCCAATGGCGGATGGAGAGGGATGACGCCCTAATTCTTTCTTACCTTTATGCGCAGCACGCCCCGCGCCGACATCTGGAATTCGGCACCTGGGAAGGGTTCGGCGCGGTTCTGTGCGCGCAGTCCTGCGGTGCCGAGATCTGGACGATCAATCTTCCTGACGGTGAAAGCACGGCTGACGGAAGTGCGGTCTACGCGCAGCCCGTCGCCGCGGGTACTGAACTCCCGCCTAGCACGCCAACCTTCGCAAACTCGTCAGGAGCCCTTTACGTCCAGACCGACAGGGGCGAGCGCATCGGCTGGCGCTATCGGGCGGCAGGGCTGGAAAACCGGGTTCACCAACTGTTGTGTGACAGCACCGAATGGGACACATCCGGCTACCCACCGGAGTTTTTTGATTCGGTCCTGATTGACGGTGGGCACCAAGTGAACGTCGTCGTCAACGACACGGATAAATCTCTGCCCCTTCTGCGGCCGGGCGGGCTGTGCATCTGGCACGACTTTTGCCCGAACCCGGAAGCGTTGGAGTCTTCGCCAGCCGGCTTAGGAGTGGCCGAAGCCATTATAAAGAATTGGGCGCGTTGGCGACCCGAGTTCTCCGACATTTTTTGGATTCGACCAAGCTGGATCTTGCTCGGAGTGAAGCGTCGGTAA
- a CDS encoding class I SAM-dependent methyltransferase, producing MSAFESKPIETVRDYWDARPCNLRHSTKEIGSRVYFDEVEARKYRVEPHIPSFADFNSWKGKRVLELGCGLGTDTINFARAGAHVTAVDLSMKSLELARKRAEVMGVADRITFYNANGENLSSIVPVEPYDLVYSFGVVHHTPHPDRAIAELRKYVKPGGTMKIMVYYRYSWKVLWILLTYGKGKFWKLADLVATHSEAQTGCPITYIYDCKEGQQLLENSGLRVTQTEVDHIFSYRIPDYVEYRYVREWYFRWMPNSLFRFLERKFGWHLLLTAEASK from the coding sequence ATGAGCGCCTTCGAATCAAAACCCATCGAAACCGTTCGCGATTACTGGGACGCGCGCCCCTGCAATCTTCGCCATTCCACGAAGGAAATCGGCAGCCGGGTGTATTTCGATGAAGTGGAAGCCCGCAAATATCGTGTAGAGCCGCATATTCCAAGCTTCGCCGACTTTAATTCCTGGAAAGGAAAGCGGGTTCTGGAACTCGGTTGCGGGCTCGGAACCGACACCATTAACTTCGCGCGGGCGGGCGCGCATGTCACCGCCGTTGATTTGTCGATGAAATCGCTGGAGCTGGCGCGCAAGCGTGCAGAAGTGATGGGCGTCGCAGACCGCATCACCTTCTACAACGCCAACGGCGAGAACCTGTCCAGCATCGTGCCGGTGGAGCCTTATGATCTGGTCTATTCGTTCGGCGTGGTCCACCACACCCCCCACCCGGATCGGGCCATTGCTGAACTCCGCAAGTATGTAAAGCCCGGCGGCACAATGAAGATCATGGTCTACTACCGCTATTCCTGGAAGGTCTTGTGGATTTTGTTGACTTATGGCAAGGGGAAATTCTGGAAGCTTGCTGATTTGGTCGCCACACATTCAGAGGCGCAAACCGGGTGCCCTATTACTTACATCTATGACTGCAAGGAAGGCCAGCAGTTGTTAGAGAATTCCGGACTTCGAGTTACACAGACCGAAGTTGATCACATATTCTCGTACCGAATTCCCGACTATGTCGAATACCGTTATGTCCGTGAGTGGTATTTCCGGTGGATGCCAAATTCCTTGTTTCGCTTTCTTGAAAGGAAGTTTGGATGGCATCTTCTTTTAACTGCTGAGGCTTCAAAATAA
- a CDS encoding UDP-glucose dehydrogenase family protein produces MQISVIGLGKLGAPLAAVLADKGHIVIGADLNERFVAAINEGCAPVDEPGLQECIDRAGGRLRATMDVEEATLESDITFLIVPTPSTASGVFTNRYVLSAVEEIGRALQRKDGYHLVVVTSTVMPGSTGGEIREALERSSKRTLGDTLGLCYNPEFIALGSVIANMLRPDFVLIGESDTRAGDLLEAIHHSACENAPPVRRMNFVNAELCKISVNTFVTTKISYANMLAEICERLPDADVDVVSAAIGSDSRIGTKYLRGATGYGGPCFPRDNVAFTALAKQVGAPADIAEATDRINRHQIKRLSGIVMRQAAKPARIGILGLSYKPDTAVIEESQGVMLAKALLDAGYEVVAHDPMAGAAVAAVLPAVTVAESAEACVAAADVVVLTTAWEEYRSLPVTAFARPNGDRIGVVDCWRLLDGERYGAVADLVHPGYGASTAPSGLAQALAG; encoded by the coding sequence ATGCAGATTTCCGTTATCGGTCTTGGAAAGCTCGGAGCTCCTCTGGCCGCGGTTCTGGCGGACAAAGGACACATCGTCATCGGCGCCGATCTCAACGAACGGTTCGTCGCGGCCATCAATGAAGGCTGCGCACCGGTCGACGAGCCCGGCCTTCAGGAGTGCATCGACCGCGCAGGCGGACGGTTGCGCGCGACGATGGACGTCGAGGAGGCGACGCTGGAGAGCGATATCACCTTCCTCATCGTCCCGACGCCCAGCACGGCAAGCGGCGTCTTCACGAACAGGTATGTTCTGTCGGCGGTGGAGGAGATCGGCCGGGCGCTGCAGCGCAAGGACGGTTACCATCTCGTCGTGGTGACCAGCACCGTCATGCCTGGCTCGACCGGTGGCGAGATCCGCGAGGCACTCGAACGGAGTTCCAAGCGCACGCTCGGCGATACGCTGGGTCTTTGCTACAATCCGGAATTCATCGCACTCGGCAGCGTCATCGCCAACATGCTGCGGCCGGACTTCGTCCTGATCGGCGAATCAGACACGCGCGCTGGAGACCTTCTGGAAGCAATCCACCACTCGGCGTGCGAGAACGCGCCGCCGGTGCGCCGTATGAATTTCGTCAACGCTGAGCTTTGCAAGATCTCAGTCAACACGTTCGTCACGACCAAGATTTCCTACGCCAACATGCTGGCTGAAATCTGCGAGCGCCTGCCGGATGCTGACGTGGACGTGGTCAGCGCTGCGATCGGCTCGGACAGCCGTATCGGTACGAAGTACCTACGCGGCGCCACCGGCTACGGCGGCCCTTGCTTCCCACGCGACAATGTGGCTTTCACAGCCTTGGCCAAGCAAGTCGGCGCTCCGGCCGACATCGCAGAGGCGACGGACCGCATCAACCGCCACCAGATCAAGCGCCTGTCCGGAATCGTCATGCGCCAAGCCGCTAAGCCGGCGCGGATCGGCATCCTGGGCTTGTCCTACAAACCGGACACCGCCGTCATTGAAGAAAGCCAGGGCGTAATGCTGGCCAAGGCGCTCCTGGATGCCGGTTACGAGGTCGTCGCGCACGATCCCATGGCGGGAGCCGCCGTGGCCGCGGTGTTGCCCGCTGTGACCGTAGCGGAGAGCGCGGAAGCCTGCGTCGCGGCAGCCGATGTCGTGGTGCTGACAACGGCCTGGGAGGAATACCGCTCCCTGCCGGTCACCGCCTTCGCGCGCCCGAACGGCGACCGCATCGGCGTCGTGGATTGCTGGCGCCTGCTGGACGGCGAGCGCTACGGCGCCGTCGCCGATCTGGTGCACCCGGGATACGGCGCCTCCACGGCGCCGTCCGGGCTGGCACAGGCACTTGCTGGCTGA
- a CDS encoding NAD-dependent epimerase/dehydratase family protein: MGYVLDRNDLVLVTGGGGFIGGHMIARLRERGFTKLRSVDIRPAEEWYQRFSDVENLVLDLRDREACRTAARGAGAIINLAADMGGMGFIETHKAECMLSVLINTQMLMAAREFGCKRFFYASSACVYAADKQTNAEVLPLKEADAYPAMPEDGYGWEKLFSERMCRHFREDYGLETRVARYHNVYGPHGTYDGGREKAPAAICRKVIEAKLTGRHEIEIWGDGEQTRSFMYIDDCLKGTLDILKSDILEPINLGSDQLVTINQLVDIVEDIAGIKLERRYKLDAPKGVRGRNSDNTRITELLDWAPSIRLRQGLEPTYRWIYGQMANR; encoded by the coding sequence ATGGGCTATGTCCTCGACAGGAACGACCTCGTTCTGGTGACCGGTGGCGGGGGGTTCATCGGTGGTCATATGATCGCACGGCTGCGGGAGCGCGGGTTTACCAAGCTGCGTTCGGTCGACATCCGGCCCGCAGAAGAGTGGTACCAGCGCTTTTCCGACGTCGAGAATCTTGTGCTCGATCTGCGCGACCGGGAAGCCTGTCGAACCGCCGCCCGCGGGGCTGGCGCGATCATCAATCTCGCCGCCGACATGGGTGGGATGGGCTTTATCGAGACGCACAAAGCCGAGTGCATGCTCTCGGTGCTCATCAACACCCAGATGCTGATGGCCGCCAGGGAGTTCGGCTGCAAGCGCTTCTTCTACGCGTCCAGCGCCTGCGTCTACGCGGCTGACAAGCAGACGAACGCCGAGGTGCTACCGCTGAAGGAAGCCGACGCCTATCCGGCCATGCCAGAGGACGGCTATGGCTGGGAGAAGCTGTTCAGCGAGCGCATGTGCCGTCACTTCCGCGAGGATTACGGGCTGGAGACGCGTGTTGCCCGTTACCACAATGTCTATGGTCCGCATGGCACTTACGATGGGGGCCGGGAAAAGGCACCCGCGGCCATCTGCCGTAAGGTGATCGAAGCCAAGCTGACCGGCCGGCATGAAATCGAAATCTGGGGTGACGGCGAGCAGACCCGCAGCTTCATGTACATCGATGATTGCCTGAAGGGCACGTTGGATATCCTGAAGAGCGACATCCTGGAGCCCATCAATCTGGGCAGCGATCAGCTGGTCACCATCAACCAGTTGGTGGACATCGTTGAAGACATCGCCGGCATCAAGCTGGAGCGTCGCTACAAACTTGACGCGCCCAAGGGCGTGCGCGGTCGCAACAGCGACAACACCCGCATCACAGAACTGCTGGACTGGGCTCCGTCGATTCGCCTGCGCCAGGGGCTAGAGCCAACCTACCGCTGGATTTACGGTCAGATGGCGAACCGCTGA
- a CDS encoding tetratricopeptide repeat protein produces MQPDNKNSQTLPMEIDFSAWRRAIRQDTLGRYHYEMGRAFAKQGETDMAVAAFHRALEAKPDLGVAALALADWLERTGRQSEGEAVRQRTLAVAPDYEVRGWLELSDEALDQKDWALVTERARRALEAPLGDTLARPRMILARALRAVGRHREAIRLVEEAVTLDGEAICQSLEALVASSGECRVRMHDDRASVEILPQKWFIAAVADLGRRPEPPHPLAVTVRVHVLEGTLGMGVMPPDFSQLMHHTPIERGDAPSDVLILIDKPLEINQLVLYNAAPDGTKTHAEFYSIDVHLAE; encoded by the coding sequence ATGCAGCCGGACAATAAAAACAGCCAAACCTTGCCCATGGAAATCGATTTCAGCGCTTGGCGGAGGGCTATCCGCCAGGACACGCTCGGCCGGTACCATTACGAGATGGGGCGAGCGTTTGCGAAGCAAGGTGAAACCGATATGGCCGTTGCGGCCTTTCATCGGGCGCTTGAGGCGAAGCCGGATCTCGGTGTCGCTGCACTCGCCTTGGCCGATTGGCTGGAAAGGACAGGACGACAATCCGAGGGTGAAGCGGTGCGGCAACGGACTTTGGCAGTTGCTCCGGATTATGAAGTGAGGGGCTGGTTGGAACTGTCCGACGAGGCGCTCGACCAAAAAGATTGGGCGCTCGTCACCGAAAGGGCTCGGCGGGCATTGGAAGCGCCGCTGGGTGATACCCTTGCACGGCCACGCATGATCCTGGCGCGGGCCTTGCGCGCGGTGGGCCGGCACAGAGAGGCCATCCGGCTGGTCGAGGAGGCTGTAACGCTTGACGGTGAAGCGATATGTCAAAGCCTCGAAGCGCTGGTGGCAAGTTCCGGCGAGTGCCGTGTTCGGATGCACGATGATCGGGCATCGGTGGAAATCCTGCCGCAAAAGTGGTTCATCGCAGCCGTGGCCGATCTGGGACGACGGCCGGAACCGCCACACCCTCTGGCGGTCACAGTCCGAGTCCATGTTCTCGAAGGGACATTGGGGATGGGCGTGATGCCGCCCGACTTCAGTCAACTGATGCATCATACCCCGATTGAGCGTGGTGACGCACCTTCGGATGTTTTGATCCTCATTGACAAGCCGCTGGAGATCAATCAGCTGGTCCTTTACAATGCCGCACCCGACGGTACCAAAACGCACGCCGAGTTTTACAGCATCGACGTGCACTTGGCTGAGTAG
- a CDS encoding radical SAM protein, which produces MPSGNKNVDVVIGQHVVHGGRADSIGGILHVSTPALQYGNSLLFPVLGASDIGDRNITITLEGRVLAGKVGLCALRADGTFLKESHHRAGATMLRLRLIDGKASECASIVLRNLAPQGQVSELIVTRIFAETTHAVEVLSAVAPRTLRDVTLAPFHPDADRSDNFEAGGIDVTEKCNLECVMCHFNGPKATKKAGALSPEMIERYLNQLPSGEQIWFAGTGDLLMDARAITYIRRARDLGLHPCVLTNGQLLTPELMDNMLEAGVRFIQMSVDAHTAHQYEKIRRGAKFDKILDACAYLRQKKSDYKDLSVQINVTLFRNTFDKQDAMIAFWKGKVDQINFNAEYYNTFLFRNTFHFPEKRNNCRIKLYLLPTGHLAPCCAMQVYQHEKDASWLPHIDQMTLQDAYDYLCDLYENPDSPFANLCQQCDWWILYADAKDGATPYLRCVPLAP; this is translated from the coding sequence ATGCCGTCAGGTAATAAAAACGTCGATGTGGTCATTGGTCAACATGTTGTCCATGGCGGGAGAGCAGATTCCATCGGCGGGATTTTGCATGTTTCGACGCCAGCCCTACAATACGGAAACTCACTCCTTTTTCCAGTATTGGGAGCTTCTGATATCGGCGATAGGAACATCACGATCACGTTGGAGGGACGCGTCCTCGCCGGAAAGGTGGGGCTTTGCGCACTTCGGGCGGATGGCACGTTTCTTAAGGAAAGCCATCACAGGGCCGGCGCCACGATGCTGAGGCTTCGACTCATCGATGGCAAAGCCTCCGAGTGCGCGTCGATCGTCCTCCGCAATCTCGCCCCCCAGGGACAAGTTTCAGAGTTGATCGTCACACGCATTTTCGCCGAGACAACACACGCCGTCGAGGTTCTGTCGGCGGTAGCACCACGGACGCTCAGGGACGTTACGCTCGCTCCCTTTCATCCCGACGCTGATCGCAGCGACAACTTCGAGGCTGGCGGCATCGACGTAACGGAGAAATGCAACCTTGAATGCGTCATGTGCCATTTCAATGGACCGAAGGCCACGAAAAAGGCAGGAGCGCTTTCTCCGGAAATGATTGAGCGTTACTTGAACCAGCTTCCTTCCGGCGAACAAATCTGGTTCGCCGGTACTGGCGACTTGCTGATGGACGCGCGAGCGATCACCTATATCCGGCGCGCCCGGGACCTCGGCCTACACCCTTGCGTTCTTACCAACGGTCAACTGCTAACGCCCGAGTTGATGGACAATATGCTGGAGGCCGGCGTTCGCTTTATCCAGATGAGCGTCGATGCCCATACGGCTCACCAGTATGAAAAAATCCGGAGAGGCGCAAAATTCGACAAAATACTGGACGCGTGTGCATATCTGCGCCAGAAAAAATCAGATTACAAAGACCTTTCCGTTCAGATCAACGTTACTCTATTCCGCAACACGTTCGATAAACAAGATGCCATGATTGCATTCTGGAAGGGAAAAGTCGACCAAATCAACTTCAACGCAGAATACTATAATACGTTCCTTTTCCGAAACACGTTTCATTTCCCAGAAAAAAGGAACAATTGCCGAATAAAGCTTTACCTCTTGCCAACGGGGCACTTGGCCCCGTGCTGCGCCATGCAGGTCTACCAGCATGAAAAAGACGCATCCTGGCTGCCCCACATCGATCAGATGACGCTCCAGGATGCTTACGATTACCTCTGTGACCTTTACGAGAATCCAGACAGCCCATTTGCTAACCTCTGCCAGCAATGCGAC